The genomic window tggagtgcagtggagtgatctccactcactgcaacctccacctcccaggtttaagcaattctcctgcctcagcctcccaagtagctggtattacaggtacctgccaccacgcctggctaatttttaaatttttagtagagatggggtttcaccatgttggccagactggtctcgaactcctgaccttgtgagcctactgccttggcctcccaaagtgccaggattacaggcgtgagccactgcacccggcccgaatctgtactttttttttttttttttttttttttttttttgagacagagttttgctctttacccaggctggagtacagtggtgtaatctcggctcattgcaacctccgccttctgggttcaaatgattctcctgctccagcctcccgagttgctgggattacaggtgtgcaccaccatgcccagctaatttttgtatgtttagtagagacggggtttcaccatgttgaccaggctggtcttgaactcctgacctcaagtgatccacccgcctcagcctcccaaagtgctgggattgcaggcatgagccaccatgcccggccctggaATCTGTACTTCTAACAAGCTCCCCAGTGGTCCTAACCTGATGTGGTGGGCTGAGCCTCACCGTCCTGGAAGATAACATTTAATCAAGCTAGGACCTGAGATCCCTACCTTCTGGGCCCAGGATGCCTCTCCTACTTTTGGCTAAGTGCCCATGCACCTTTCCCTAATCATTCTCATGTGCTGCCCATGTTCTCATTTGGCCCTAATCACACACATCCCACCTTGCACAGggctgaatttttctttttgtggctatttcaTTTCCTCGCTGCTTTGACGAGATCGTCATGTTGGGTCAGGTCATCTAGCACAAGGCTCTCGCCCTCCTAAGCAGGGTGGGTATAGACATGCAAGGGCATGGGAGTTACGAGGACAGCATGAGGCATGTCCCTGACCAGCTTTCCCTCAACACAGGGGAAGAGGCTGCTGGGGGTGACAGGCTCATCCATGAGCGGGACCTGGCGTGGCTGCAGCAGGCGGATGGTGAGTGGCGCTCCCTCCTTCCAGCACCTAACTCCTCTGGAGTGCTGGGTTCCCCTGGACATCCCAGCCTCCACACCTAGAAGGGACTCCCAGAGTTCCCTCCTCACCACAGCCACATCGCCATCTTCCTTATGAACCCCAAGTGCCCCCAATGCTGAGGCTTCCTCTCGTCTTTCTTCCCAGTGGTCGTGGCAGAAGTGACACAGCCATCCCTGGGTGTAGGCTATGAGCTGGGCCGGGCTGTGGCCTTCAACAAGCGGATCCTATGCCTGTTCCGCCCGCAGTCTGGCCGCGGTGAGCACCCCAAGCCTCCCTCCTGGCTTTCTGTGGACCCAGCCCTCAGCTCCTTCCCTGGTGGGCTCTGAGCACCGAGCCTCCCTCaacagggaagggggaagggagctGTGAGGGTGGGGATGGGAGGCAGCTCCACCTTTCCCTGCCCTTTCCAGTGCTTTCGGCCATGATCCGGGGAGCAGCAGATGGCTCTCGGTTCCAGGTGTGGGACTATGAGGAAGGAGAGGTGGAGGCGCTGCTGGATCGATACTTCGAGGCTGATCCTCCAGGGCAGATGGCTGCCTCCCCTGACCCACCCACTTGACTTAATCTCACTTTCTTAAATTCTTCTGTTCTCAGACACTGCTCTAAGTACCATTCCTTCCTCTTAGCCCCAGGAGCAAATTAAAAGGTACAGTTAAAATCCTAACTTTCTGTCTGAGTCCTCCCACACTTCACTTCAAGATAGATGCTTTAGAAATCTCTAGGCCGAGAGGAGGACAACTCCAAATGCCCTCAAGCCCCTTCCTCCCCAGGAACACTTAAGAATTGGGAGgagggtcgggcgcggtggctcacgcctgtgatcctagtactttgggaggttgaagtgggcggatcacaaggtcaagagatcgagatcatcctggctaacatgataaaacccagtctctactaaaaatgcaaaaaattagccaggcgtggtggcgggtgcctgtagtcccagctattcgggaggctgaggcaggagaatggcgtgaactcacgaggtggagcttgcagtgagccaagagttgggaggaaaggctgggtgcagtggctcacgcctgtaatcccaacactttgagagcccgaggcgggcggatcacgtgagctcaagagtttgagaccagcctggccaacatgggaaaccccatctctactaaaaatacaaaaattagatgggcatggtgatgcatggctgtaatcccagctactcaggaggctgaggcaggagaatcgcttgaacccgggaggcggaggctgcagtgagccgagatcaagccattgcactccagcctgggggacaaaagcaaaactccatctcagaaccaaaaaataaaaaaagagttggGAGGAAGGTTGTTCCTGGGGGTGGCCACCCCGCTCTGTCTCCTCTGAACTGGGCTGGGGCTGCACCTGGCCCTTTCCATGCCAACCTTCACTTCCCTTTATCAGCTTAGGTCAGATGAGTCTGCTCTGAGCCTTCTCGGAGGATAGAAGAGTCCAGAGGTCTAAAGGAAACAGTAAAGATTAGGGGTGTGGGTGGATGTGGGGCCAGGG from Macaca fascicularis isolate 582-1 chromosome 4, T2T-MFA8v1.1 includes these protein-coding regions:
- the DNPH1 gene encoding 5-hydroxymethyl-dUMP N-hydrolase isoform X2; translation: MAAARVRGRSKSEELGESGRPALYFCGSIRGGREDRTLYERIVSRLRRFGTVLTEHVAAAELGARGEEAAGGDRLIHERDLAWLQQADVVVAEVTQPSLGVGYELGRAVAFNKRILCLFRPQSGRVLSAMIRGAADGSRFQVWDYEEGEVEALLDRYFEADPPGQMAASPDPPT
- the DNPH1 gene encoding 5-hydroxymethyl-dUMP N-hydrolase isoform X1, with protein sequence MAAARVRGRSKSEELGESGRPALYFCGSIRGGREDRTLYERIVSRLRRFGTVLTEHVAAAELGARGEALGEEAAGGDRLIHERDLAWLQQADVVVAEVTQPSLGVGYELGRAVAFNKRILCLFRPQSGRVLSAMIRGAADGSRFQVWDYEEGEVEALLDRYFEADPPGQMAASPDPPT